Proteins encoded in a region of the Stieleria neptunia genome:
- a CDS encoding type II toxin-antitoxin system RelE/ParE family toxin yields MPERKVPHRRRLAIDDIAGHSRYIAESNLDSALRILDAIEATVEMLCQYPEAGGVVPITRPEAKGLRAKLVNGFGDYVVLYFVTAETIDITRVIRGGQEIDQIALQSR; encoded by the coding sequence ATGCCTGAACGCAAAGTGCCACACCGTAGGCGGCTTGCCATTGACGACATCGCCGGACACTCAAGATACATTGCCGAGTCAAATCTCGATTCAGCCCTGCGTATTCTGGATGCGATCGAAGCGACTGTCGAGATGTTGTGTCAGTATCCGGAAGCTGGCGGTGTGGTGCCAATTACACGTCCAGAAGCCAAAGGCCTTCGTGCCAAATTAGTGAACGGATTCGGCGACTATGTCGTTCTCTATTTCGTGACGGCGGAAACAATCGACATCACGCGAGTCATCCGAGGTGGGCAGGAGATCGACCAGATTGCGCTGCAAAGTAGATAA
- a CDS encoding ribbon-helix-helix domain-containing protein, with amino-acid sequence MSTISVNLPAPVMSAIAERAKIGGYEDVNEFVSEFILRISERQTEVEKLAIEGLESGPSEPWNGNEIEAIRAELKSKHGT; translated from the coding sequence ATGTCTACGATCAGTGTCAATCTACCCGCCCCTGTAATGTCAGCAATCGCGGAACGCGCGAAGATCGGCGGCTATGAAGACGTCAACGAATTCGTATCGGAATTCATCCTGCGAATATCTGAGCGCCAGACCGAAGTAGAAAAGCTCGCGATCGAAGGATTGGAGAGTGGCCCAAGTGAGCCATGGAATGGAAATGAAATCGAAGCGATCCGTGCAGAGTTAAAATCAAAACACGGAACTTGA